Below is a genomic region from Anaerolineales bacterium.
GGCAGAGGTGGTCGTGTCTGCGCTGGCCGACAAGTACGGCGACTCGATCGTCCTGGGGATGGGCACACTTACCGATCCGGCCCAGGCAAAGGCCGCCCAAGCAGCAGGCGCCAGCTATCTGGTGAGCCCTGTTTGCGAGGCTGACCTCGTGCATGCCATGCTGGCAACCGGCCTAGCGACGATGGCCGGCGCACTCACCCCCACGGAGGTCTTCCTCGCCCACCGGCTTGGATCGGATGTGGTGAAGCTGTTCCCGGGCTCCCTGACCGGACCGGGGTATGTTAGGGCCCTCAAGGGGCCGTTTCCGAATATCCCCCTGATGCCGACGGGTGGTGTGAGTGCCTCCAATGTCGCCGAGTGGTTCGCCGCCGGCGCGATAGCGGTCGGAGCAGGCAGCGAATTGTGCCCGCCGCACCTGGCCAAGGAAGGGAAGTTCAGCGAGATCACCCGGCTCGCCTCCGAGTTCGTGAAAGCAGTGCAGCTTGCCCGGGCCGCTCCGTAGCTTCATCGCAGCAGGAGGATCCCATGCCTGAGGGCTACGAGATCACGACCAAGCCCCATCCGACCTTCTACTTCATCGGGGTAACCACCAGCAAGTCCTCCATCATGAAGGTCTTCCCTCTCTGGATGAAGGAGATCGGCCGCTCCGAGGTTGTCATCGAAGGCATGGACTGCAAGATCCATGATGGGGCCGAGGTCTACCGTCGAGCCGTGGCGCAGATCAAGCACGACCCGCTCTCGCTTGGCGCGTTGGTCACCACCCACAAGATCGACCTGTTGGACGCCGCCCGCGACATGTTTGACTACCTAGACACCTACGCCCAGATCTGCGGGGAGGTGTC
It encodes:
- a CDS encoding bifunctional 4-hydroxy-2-oxoglutarate aldolase/2-dehydro-3-deoxy-phosphogluconate aldolase; this translates as MTKEATLARIQDIGLVAVIRGPSAGLTLQMVEALVAGGVKGIEITYSTPEAEVVVSALADKYGDSIVLGMGTLTDPAQAKAAQAAGASYLVSPVCEADLVHAMLATGLATMAGALTPTEVFLAHRLGSDVVKLFPGSLTGPGYVRALKGPFPNIPLMPTGGVSASNVAEWFAAGAIAVGAGSELCPPHLAKEGKFSEITRLASEFVKAVQLARAAP